The Salvia splendens isolate huo1 unplaced genomic scaffold, SspV2 ctg42, whole genome shotgun sequence genomic sequence TAATGCACACCGACtgataatgcaccattatagtgtaataatgcagatcatctggaccgttgatgaatgagatctaacggctcaatattaagaaaaataaaggatctaagggatgaataggagaataacgctccactatatatatatatatattaatatatatatatatatatatatatagggttttgatccatgcaaaaccattcttaatacaaaaatgcagaaccaagcatacaaaaccctctatatatatatataatatatatatatagggtcctgttaggttgagattatttagctaaattgagaaatgagatgcaatatcagccactaatccacaagattaactaaatgtcaacaactatcacattatgtcaacacgggggtataagtgtcatttcattaatcaaatggtggaaaaaataaaattagatttcaaaatcattttCTAAAACAATTTCTAAAACTCTCGGTGAAATATCTTCTGTGCAAATACAAATTTGCTTatcttcaaaattcaaatcgaAAACATTCATCAGCGCTTCAAAGTCGACTTCATAAATTTCTACAATGATGATTCAAAGAGAATCGGCTGAAGCGCCGATTGTAGCTGAATCGGTTGAAGCACCGATCGAAGAGAATCGGCGTTCCACATCAGCTGTGGTTCCGACTTCTTCAGCGGTGGTTCCGACTTCTTCAGCGGTGGTTCCGACTTCTTCAGCGGTGGTTTCGACTTCTTCAGGTTCAGCaattgattcaaattttaaGTATATTTCTTCGATTTTAGTGTAATAAATCAAATCtggatttgttttcttatgaaTTTGATTTCtgctgaattttttttgttgattagccATGGTAGAATTGCAATTGGAAGCATCACCTTCCAGTTAAGgatttgtttaaaattttaagattatTGGCATTTCATACAATGgctattgacatagctataatAGCAGTATATGCTTGTTTGAATAACTGTTAGGATGACTGTAGATTGAAGCAGAAAGAGttatttatatagatttattgtgtttcatttcatacaatagctattgacatagctataaAAACAGAGTATATGCTTGTTTGAACAGAGTATATGATTTGTTTGACATGGCTATTAACATAGATTTATTAACAGAGTATACTTAATGCCTGAACTTATTATTGATATAgatttattgtgtttcattttaaaccagaaaacagaaaaatatCAAAGCGAAAAAGGAGTACCTCGGTATCTCAGAAAGAGttaatgattgatgagaaaaaataaaataaaagtgtaGAGTATGAAAAACAGAGTCAGATTGCTGAAAATGTATCTCAAAGGCTTCTAGTGAAAAAGGAAGCcttgtttttttgttgatgCAATAAGCCAATTGAATGAGGCACAGATTAATATGTGAAGGAGATGGGTTTTGAGAGTGTCTTGTATTACAGAATTGAGTACATTCCAAGTAGATTAGCATTTTCTTTGTTGAAGAGCTTTGATGAAGAAAAGTGTAAGATAAAGCTTTATAATgtgaaaaaatttcatatcacGGAAGAGGATATGGAGCTTGTATATGGATTTCCAAGAGGTGACATTATTTACTGCAGAGAGAAGTGGAAAAGTAATGCACCTTTCATGAGGGAGTTAGCAGAACAGTGTGATACGAAACCAGGAAACGTGAACCATAAAGCTGTTGAACTGCTTATGTTAGCAGATCATGAAGGAGGACCACAGTTCAAGAGATTGTTCTTGGTCCTATTAGAATCCGCATTGATTGAGCCTTCAACATGTGGAATGATAAAATCTAAGATTGGAGAGATAATTGATGATTTGGATAACGTGAGAAATATCAACTAGTGTTCATATACAATCTCTGTGCTCAAGTTTGCTATGGGAAATTGGTCGAAGATAGAGAAGAACGCCTTTGCAGGACCACTTCCCTTCCTCATGGTATGTTTTACATTTTGTATTACATTACTTATTGAAATGACTTGTATGTATAGTTGATATAGCTTGTACTATAGCTGACATAAGTTGTATTAGTTATTTAAGTGGCTTGTATATTGAGTTGACACTACACACTAGTAATGGACATGCATTTTTTAACATATGCAGCTCTGCTACTTAGATAGAGTTATACAAGACAAGCGTCTTGTTCCTCGCACATTTCCATTAATGAAATGATGGAAAAGTGAACATCTTCAGGCTAGAGAAGATAAAGAGATCAGTGAAGGAGTTTTTGGTTTAGGACGTATTAAGAAGAGATATATTTtcgaggaggaggagcagcAGGGGGAGAGGGAGGAGaacaaggaggaggaggagcacgAGGAAGAGGAACacaaggaggaggaggaacacGAGGAGGAACACGAGGATGaggaggagcaggaggaacacgTGCCTCAACCACAGATTACTGCTGACAGTGGGTTGGGTCTTCCCATAATCtaccaatcccaaaaaaattcataaaggatgtagtaaaaaacatttttcaaatGAATTACGGGAATTTCAATCTTGTCAAGACCCTTAAAGAAGCTCCTCCACACATCAAAACTAATTATTTATTCGGAATGTTGTGTGATATGGCTAGATCTTCAGTTGGAGTGAGCTTAAGATCTGTCTTTTGTTATTTAGAAtcaattgaaattaatttgatattaatataaattactAATTGAATAGGCTGCTGaagaaagagaaggagaaggaaaCAAAAGAGGACACAGTGGGTGATGACAGTAATGGATCAGACTCTCCTATATCACCAGCAGCTGCAGGCCCAATGGATGACGCATGTTTGAAACGAACAAAGAAAAGCAACATGAGAaagggaaagagagagaagagaataTTGTTAAAGTAAAATTACTATAACTATGATTAAAATGactgaattatttttatatggCTTGAAAGTGAAGTTGACATTTGAgtttaattgttgttgacatggcttgaAAGTGAAGTTGACATTTGgtttaattgttgttgacatggtttTCTGTGTAGTTTACATGGCTTGAAAGTGTAGTTGACATTTGGTTATAATTGTTGTCGACATGGCTTCTGTGTGTAGTTGGCATGGCTTATGATTGTTATTAACATGGCTTATgattgttgttgacatcgttctatgtgtagttgacatagtATATAACAtagttgacatggttgtacgtgtagttgacatgattGTACGTGCAATTGACATGACTTGTACGCGTAGTTGACATAgcttgtaacacagttgacGTGACTTGTACGTGTAGTCATATAATACATGTCAATAGACAGCAAATCAAAtgttaaaaacaaataagaaaatgtcaacaacttaaaaacaaatcttataatttaaaaaaaacaaatattttcccGCTATTTGGCACATGTACATGAATTATGGTCATATAATACATGTCAATAGACAACAAACCAAatgttaaaaataaataagaaaatgccAATAAACTGtataaatgtcaacaactaaataaTTCCCATATTAATAACCAAAAtatcaaatatcaacaactaataagaaaatgtcaataacatGTAGCATATGttaaaactaaaaaacaaaTCTGTTTGTTAAAAAAGAACAATTATGTCTACTTTCTGCCACAACTCCTGGCATTATGATCAGTCACTTTATGACACTCTCCACAACGCCTATGAAGTTTACTTGCTTTTTCAATTGCTTTCTCTATGCTCGACTTAATCCTGCTTTTCTTGTCACTTGCACCCCCCTTTGTACTAACCACATCTGGAGCGTGTGCAGTTATTTCTTCAGGTACAATAATACCATATATGTTCTTGATGGAATCATTTTTATCAACTGATGAAGATCCAGTACTTTCATGAGTAAAAATTTGAGGACCAATACCCGCAAGCAAATTATCCAATGCAATCAGAtgatttttattcttaaaagcACATTGATATAGACCAAAGTAACGTCCATGCCACCTGTTACCAAGCTGCAGCTTGTCATCTTCGTTAGAACCTGCAAACATAAACATGTCAATACCTGCAAACATAAACATGTCAAtatctatataaatatatgaactaAATCTGTAACATGACAACAGCCTATATATTTTATGTcaacacaaaattgaaatatactaAACATGAGTGTTTTTGTTAAATACAGAGAATGTCATCGTCCTGTTTGAGCAACATATGACAAATGAACTGAAATATCTATAGGAAACAGTTCACATACCTTTGTCAGACGCACTTTCATCACTCATGAGACCATGAACTGCCTTCAATAATTCACTTTTCAGCCACCGGTTACCAACATACTTCTCTGAAATATTGTTGACATCTTTGTTTCTGAGGACGAAGAAAAGATGGCTGCATAGATAACCACACCTTTCAAATAGTTTACACTCACAATCAAATGACTCAGTCTCTATCTCATGTGTAACTGTGAAGGTCTTCTTTCTAGCATCAGAAACTTTAAAGACCTCGATATTCTCCAAAGTGGAAATGCTAATCATCCGACAACTCTTATCAGCCTCAGAAATCGATTCTTGTACCACTCTAAACATCCTATCCGTGTATATAGATGCCAATTGCTTCTCAAATGTTAAATCAGTGGCACATTTTGGAGAGATTATAGAATCATAATAGTCAAGCCTTTCAGTTTGATTCCTTTGAGCATCAATGTCATTATTATACTGAAGAGTGAAGTCAACAAAATTAAACAACGGTTTCAAGTACCTCTTAAAAAAACTGTTTTCAGATTCTGAAAAAGATGTTCTCATTAAAGAACCCATAGGAACATCTCTAAAGTAGGCTGGGATCCACAAATGTTTAACAACAAACATGTCCTTAAACCATTTATGATCTTCCACACCATATTTTTCAACAATACCAGTCCATAATATGTCAAACTCATCTGGATCTAACAATTCTGACCAAACACAAGCCTTAAACTCCTTACTAAACTTTTCTCTATCAGAAATAGATTTTGGTATTTTCTCAAACAACTTGCTCATAATATGCCACATGCACAAACAATGCCTGGTACCAGATAATACCTTCTCAATTGCAAGCCTCATTCCCCAATCTTGGTCTGTGATTATGATCCTTGGAGCAACACCCATGCATTCAACAAAGACAGTAAAAACCCATGAGAATGCATCACAATTCTCACTGGATACGAAACCAGCTCCAAATGCAATAGGACACCCGTGATTGTCTTTCCCGGTAAATGGACCAAACACCATACGATACCTATTGAACAAATAGATCAACacaaaacatcaacaaatttttaataataaccAATGTCAACTATAGATATATCCTATGTTGACTACTATGTCAACAGCTAAGTCAACTAACTATTATGTATGTCAATTACCAAGTATAATAAATAAACTACCTATTTGTCGAATATGTTGTATCAAATGCTACAACATCTCCAAACATATGGTAATGTTTCCGAGACTCAACATCAGACCAAAATAAACTCACTAACTTTTATCATCAGGTGGTAATTGGTATTTGTAAAAAAAGTCTTCACAAATTCTCTTCGTTCTCTTGCATCTGATTTAGGATCATTTGAACATCCATTTCTTTCAGTTTCTCtttaatatcacgagaacaattCCTAAAATCATTCAACGTACACCcaacaacatcataaccaccCAAAAACTCCTTTAATAAGTTGAAAGTTGAAGTAGGACCGATGTTAGCTTTGGTGCAATCTTCAACAAACTTGTGATGAACATCATTCATACTGCGATTTCCTTTCATAAATCGCTTATGATCTTTGTTAACCATAGCATGATTGTGTTCCTCAATGAATTGGTGCACAAGATAATATTCAACAAACTGATCCTTGTTCCTCAATGAATTGGTGCCACGTCTGCGTTTTTTCTTTGAAGttacttcatcatcatctgACATGTTCATATCCTCAGATATACTTACATCGACATCCAACGGATCAACTATATGAAAACCTTGTATGTTGCAGACAACATACTGAAAAGTAATAACACCACCACTAGACTTATTTCCAAATCTTCGACAATCAAAACAAGTCTCTTGAGCATACTTTTCATGAAAGGAAATTCCCTCCTCAAGTGAAGAAAATTTTTTACCTTCATAAGGCCTCAACTCAGCCTTGCAAATTGGAATAACATATCCTACAACATAATGGGAAAATATGTCAACAACCTAAAACAGATAATGTCAACTAGCATATCTTAACTGACCCACACCAGAATCCagaatcaaaatctcaaaataagCAGCACCAACATATCAGACATCCTATCACAGGCTCTCAACTCTACCCATAACCCCTTCCTCCACCAACAAACACCACATCATGGGTTCTTCAGCCAGGGGAAGGTGCATTTTGCATACGACTATTTTGTATGTGAACAAAATGTTAACAAAGAGTATAGCTATATAGAATATTTAACAGGTAACATAAATCATGTCATCATATTTACATTTATGTCAACAGAACATCAATTCAAACCAGGACATAAAGTCAAGTAGCATATCTTAACTGACCCATACTagaatcaaaatctcaaaatacgCAGCACCAAcacaccaacaccaacatctTAGACATCCTATCATGGACTGCCAACCCTACCCATAACACCTTCCTCCACCAACAAACACCACAGCAGGGGCTCTTCAGCCAGGGGAGAGTGCATTTTGCATACAACTATTTTGTATATcaacaaaatgtcaacaaagaGTATAACTATATAGAATATTTAACAGGTAATATATCACATGTCAACAGATTTGCATTGATGTCAACAGAACATCAATTCAAATATCAACATCTGTGCATTGATGTAAACAGAGTATAATTCACCAACAATGTACAAAAAAGTCATGTTAATGAAAACCAATCCAAATTACCTTCATCATTCGTCGACGTCGACTCGGAATAAGATGAAGAATCCATCAGATAATACCTTAGGTATTGATTATGAAGTGAACTCGAAGCTGAAGAtgaaaaagcaaacaaaaacTGATTAGGAACGAATTTGACTGGGCATCaacaaataaagcataaaaacagAATCAAAGTCGATAAAATCAACCTAAAAACTTCAGATTCAACTAAACTCCGTCGATTTCGTCGTCagttttttgaaaatttatcaattttcGGATGAATATAGAGGGCTCGTTGAAATCCGATAGAAATCTCACAGAAATTAGAACACAGAAATCGTTGGAATCGATTGAATCACAGAAATTGCGATTGAATCGCAAATCGCACACAAATCTCACTCAAATCACGATTCAAAGCTgagaaacataaattaaaatacgaaatgaccattataccctttcaaaataaattaatctaaaaatattttttgtgtgtcAAAATCTGGAccattcatttaataaaaatgagtggctaatgttgcatctcatttctcaattagcctaaaaaatctcaattgatcatggacctatatatatatatattaatattatatatatatatattattagggttttaatctatgcaaaactagatttaaatacagaaacgcagaacaatatcatgcgTAGGGCATGTTTAGGTCATTGTTAGTTTATGTTTAGGTCAtactaacaaagcatgacctaaaatgatcttaatatgacattaaactcaaatcttataatatgacctaaaactgcttaattatgaccttccgtgtttttggttaattattgaccattagatcatctaatcctagggccaagatttgggctgcatttctggatttaaacacatacttgttttgatcatctccctatatatatatatatatatatatatatatatatattatatatatatatatatatatatatgactcCATAAAAGTAAAGCATAGAGCCGAGCCAAGCCAAAGAAAAAAACAGTCTAGGATTTGAGCGTGATTTATTTggtctcacacacaatcacccTTCTCTCTTCCTCTTTATAAATACATACAAAAAGGAGCATTCAACCAATCTTCTATCTCTACAACCATGAACGCATCCACCCCCGATTACTCCAGCGGCTGCGAATCCGGCTGGACCACGTACTTCGATCAAATCTCCAATTCCACAGATAATTTCTACACCAATTATCACCACAAAGGCGGCGCCGCCGCCGGTTACTCCGACGAAGATCAGTCGATGGTGTCGGACGCCTCGTCGGCGCCGCCGCACCACTCCGCCTATTACGCGGCGTCGGAGGAAAAAAAGACGAAGGCGAAGAAGAAGAGCAAAGGAGCAGACTCGAAGAAGGAGAAGCAGGCGACGTGCCTCGACGACACGGCTAGCTCTTCCATCTTCCATTTCTCGCAGGTAATTTGCACAGTTGAAACCTAATTCGTGCTCAATTTCGAAATCAGATCGCGATTGCCTTTTTTTCGGGTTGTTTTATGCTGCCGTTGTTGAATTGCAGAGCAATGTACCTCCTTCTGATGATTCCGCCGCGCATTTCGAGGTACCGCGCcgcttctctctttctctctagcTCTCTCTCGATCAATTGTAGCTGAATTGGTGTGTTTGGTTATGAATTAGCGCGAATCGGTGACGAAGAAACGCCTGAGTTTCTTCAAATCTTCAACGAAAGGGAAATCAGGTGAGTTCGTTTATTATGAGAACCTGAA encodes the following:
- the LOC121790136 gene encoding protein FAR-RED IMPAIRED RESPONSE 1-like, coding for MVFGPFTGKDNHGCPIAFGAGFVSSENCDAFSWVFTVFVECMGVAPRIIITDQDWGMRLAIEKVLSGTRHCLCMWHIMSKLFEKIPKSISDREKFSKEFKACVWSELLDPDEFDILWTGIVEKYGVEDHKWFKDMFVVKHLWIPAYFRDVPMGSLMRTSFSESENSFFKRYLKPLFNFVDFTLQYNNDIDAQRNQTERLDYYDSIISPKCATDLTFEKQLASIYTDRMFRVVQESISEADKSCRMISISTLENIEVFKVSDARKKTFTVTHEIETESFDCECKLFERCGYLCSHLFFVLRNKDVNNISEKYVGNRWLKSELLKAVHGLMSDESASDKGSNEDDKLQLGNRWHGRYFGLYQCAFKNKNHLIALDNLLAGIGPQIFTHESTGSSSVDKNDSIKNIYGIIVPEEITAHAPDVVSTKGGASDKKSRIKSSIEKAIEKASKLHRRCGECHKVTDHNARSCGRK
- the LOC121790135 gene encoding protein SOB FIVE-LIKE 6-like, translated to MNASTPDYSSGCESGWTTYFDQISNSTDNFYTNYHHKGGAAAGYSDEDQSMVSDASSAPPHHSAYYAASEEKKTKAKKKSKGADSKKEKQATCLDDTASSSIFHFSQSNVPPSDDSAAHFERESVTKKRLSFFKSSTKGKSGSVVGRKRQ